Proteins encoded within one genomic window of Sphaerotilus montanus:
- the ccsB gene encoding c-type cytochrome biogenesis protein CcsB gives MNQTTTLTLGRASPLSRRSAFDWLFALLVIGGAGFVWQRYGLSMDGYERGILLCAVPSLIALGWFWAPLRGLSLGVGAVSLLAIALYMRQTDAFGADLAAADKVFWLKYLLSSQSAIMWMCVLVFMSTLAYWIGLLIGRGSDTAQRIGSWLAWAAVFMALTGTFVRWFESHQIGPDIGHIPVSNLYEVFVLFIWLTTLIYLHIEGHYKTRALGGFVMLIVSAAVGFLLWYSLVRGADQIQPLVPALQSWWMKIHVPANFVGYGTFALSAMVALAYLVKTAPVRSLWTGLVGVPGALLLVLAGFWLLGDLAPQTSTAVMKSMRMLGGCMALFAFTIAVRGVLNARTPAPEVLDDVMYRAIALGFAFFTIATILGAFWAAEAWGGYWSWDPKETWALIVWLNYAAWLHMRLMKGLRGSMAAWWALVGLVVTTFAFLGVNMFLSGLHSYGEL, from the coding sequence ATGAACCAGACCACCACCCTGACCCTCGGCCGGGCCTCGCCGCTGAGCCGGCGCAGCGCCTTCGACTGGCTGTTCGCGCTGCTCGTGATCGGCGGCGCGGGCTTCGTCTGGCAGCGCTACGGGCTGTCGATGGACGGCTACGAGCGCGGCATCCTGCTGTGTGCCGTGCCGAGTCTCATCGCGCTGGGCTGGTTCTGGGCGCCGCTGCGGGGACTGAGCCTGGGCGTCGGTGCGGTCAGTCTGCTGGCGATTGCCCTCTACATGCGCCAGACCGACGCCTTCGGCGCCGATCTCGCCGCCGCGGACAAGGTCTTCTGGCTCAAGTACCTGCTGTCCAGCCAGAGCGCCATCATGTGGATGTGCGTGCTGGTGTTCATGAGCACGCTGGCCTACTGGATCGGCCTGCTGATCGGTCGCGGCAGCGACACGGCGCAGCGCATCGGCTCCTGGCTGGCCTGGGCCGCCGTCTTCATGGCGCTGACCGGCACCTTCGTGCGCTGGTTCGAGAGCCACCAGATCGGCCCCGACATCGGCCACATCCCGGTCAGCAACCTCTATGAAGTGTTCGTGCTCTTCATCTGGCTGACCACGCTGATCTACCTGCACATCGAAGGCCACTACAAGACCCGCGCGCTGGGCGGGTTCGTGATGCTGATCGTCAGCGCCGCGGTGGGGTTCCTGCTGTGGTATTCGCTGGTGCGTGGCGCGGACCAGATCCAGCCGCTCGTGCCGGCGCTGCAGAGCTGGTGGATGAAGATCCACGTGCCGGCCAACTTCGTCGGCTATGGCACCTTCGCGCTGTCGGCCATGGTCGCGCTGGCCTACCTGGTCAAGACGGCGCCGGTGCGTTCGCTGTGGACCGGGCTGGTGGGGGTGCCGGGGGCGCTGCTGCTGGTGCTGGCCGGTTTCTGGTTGCTGGGTGATCTCGCCCCGCAGACCTCGACGGCGGTGATGAAATCCATGCGCATGCTGGGTGGCTGCATGGCGCTGTTCGCCTTCACCATTGCGGTACGGGGTGTCCTCAATGCCCGCACGCCAGCACCGGAAGTGCTCGACGACGTGATGTACCGCGCCATCGCCCTCGGCTTCGCCTTCTTCACCATCGCCACCATCCTCGGCGCCTTCTGGGCCGCGGAGGCCTGGGGCGGCTACTGGAGCTGGGACCCGAAGGAAACCTGGGCGCTGATCGTCTGGCTGAACTACGCCGCCTGGCTGCACATGCGGCTCATGAAGGGCCTGCGCGGCTCGATGGCGGCGTGGTGGGCGCTGGTCGGACTGGTGGTGACCACGTTCGCGTTCCTGGGCGTCAACATGTTCCTGTCGGGGCTGCACTCCTACGGCGAGCTCTGA
- the msrP gene encoding protein-methionine-sulfoxide reductase catalytic subunit MsrP: protein MSARSHGHPDHGFLHPVPSEITPAEVYAGRRQWLRQLAAGTGGAVLASWAARDALAQAAASSPGRPGKLAPLPGNRSAVPGAMVMDKPTAYADASTYNNFYEFGTDKADPARNAGKLQTRPWTVAIEGEVKKPGVLDLEALLKLAPMEERIYRLRCVEGWSMVIPWVGFSLAELVRKVEPTGNAKYVEFVTLADPKQMPMVGSRVLDWPYVEGLRMDEAMHPLAMLAFGMYGEVLPNQNGAPVRLVVPWKYGFKSAKSIVKIRFTDRQPGTAWNKAAQQEYGFFSNVNPEVDHPRWSQATERRIGEDGLFAKKRPTLMFNGYGPQVASLYAGMDLRKFF from the coding sequence ATGTCCGCACGATCGCACGGCCACCCCGACCACGGTTTCCTCCACCCCGTTCCCAGCGAGATCACGCCGGCCGAGGTCTACGCCGGCCGCCGGCAATGGCTGCGGCAGCTCGCCGCGGGCACCGGCGGCGCGGTGCTGGCCAGCTGGGCCGCCCGCGATGCGCTGGCCCAGGCTGCCGCCAGCAGCCCAGGCCGCCCCGGCAAGCTCGCACCGCTGCCCGGCAACCGCAGCGCAGTGCCCGGCGCCATGGTGATGGACAAGCCCACCGCCTACGCGGATGCCTCCACCTACAACAACTTCTACGAGTTCGGCACCGACAAGGCCGACCCCGCCCGCAACGCCGGCAAGCTCCAGACCCGCCCGTGGACGGTCGCGATCGAGGGCGAGGTGAAGAAGCCGGGCGTGCTCGACCTGGAGGCGCTGCTGAAGCTCGCGCCGATGGAGGAGCGCATCTACCGCCTGCGCTGCGTCGAGGGCTGGTCGATGGTGATCCCCTGGGTCGGCTTCTCGCTGGCAGAACTCGTCCGCAAGGTCGAGCCGACCGGCAACGCCAAGTACGTCGAGTTCGTGACGCTGGCCGATCCGAAGCAGATGCCGATGGTCGGCTCGCGCGTGCTCGACTGGCCCTACGTCGAAGGGCTGCGCATGGACGAGGCCATGCACCCGCTGGCGATGCTGGCCTTCGGCATGTACGGCGAGGTGCTGCCGAACCAGAACGGCGCGCCGGTCCGGCTGGTCGTGCCGTGGAAATACGGCTTCAAGAGCGCCAAGTCGATCGTGAAGATCCGCTTCACCGACAGGCAGCCCGGCACCGCCTGGAACAAGGCGGCGCAGCAGGAGTACGGCTTCTTCTCCAACGTCAACCCCGAGGTCGACCACCCGCGCTGGAGCCAGGCCACCGAGCGCCGCATCGGCGAGGACGGCCTGTTCGCGAAGAAGCGCCCGACGCTGATGTTCAACGGCTACGGCCCGCAGGTCGCGTCGCTCTATGCCGGCATGGACCTGCGCAAGTTCTTCTGA